A region from the Corticium candelabrum chromosome 14, ooCorCand1.1, whole genome shotgun sequence genome encodes:
- the LOC134190291 gene encoding uncharacterized protein LOC134190291 — protein sequence MDFTGSIPEEQCLVSCCSKLMVACAAARVRESVLAFGRRFRQGTSSSDHEMWELPYHLMTTARHLFGALLGAGRQSPKLNSVLSKGNVSALGTTLAQNDILLFVDLISDNASDDRSPFADSLSEDIQLPLIQSSTLVNSSGSGRKNIKARTRTERPRLAKKLQIFSKTLPGQQRRQDYVNNIEDSLVSHPLGFYPHLQEAVLSDLFDEVMDILDPEVIASEASSEIDEKEDSVADELLIESPVLLVPSLHQLTTSSDKYKTMLSNGQATDGDPNQQLILTQLMEEEGFTETLLIIYLYHQLLFSSRCGISRSPSH from the exons ATGGATTTTACGGGTTCAATTCCAGAGGAACAGTGTCTCGTTTCTTGTTGCTCGAAACTAATGGTTGCATG TGCTGCGGCCCGAGTAAGAGAAAGTGTTCTAGCGTTTGGTAGACGATTTCGACAGGGTACCTCTTCTAGTGATCATGAGATGTGGGAGTTACCATATCATCTGATGACAACAGCTCGTCATCTATTTGGAGCTCTACTTGGAGCTGGTCGACAAAGCCCGAAGTTGAACTCGGTTCTCTCAAAGGGAAATGTTTCAGCGTTGGGAACAACTCTTGCGCAGAACGACATTCTTTTGTTTGTGGATTTAATATCGGACAATGCAAGCGACGACCGCTCGCCATTTGCCGATAGCCTA AGTGAGGATATACAATTGCCGTTAATTCAATCGAGCACGTTGGTGAATTCTAGTGGTAGTGGAAGAAAAAATATTAAAGCGAGGACTAGAACAGAGCGGCCACGTTTAGCAAAGAAGTTGCAGATTTTTTCTAA AACTCTTCCTGGCCAGCAAAGACGTCAAGATTACGTCAATAACATTGAAGACAGTCTTGTTTCTCACCCTCTTGGTTTCTATCCTCACTTACAAGAAGCAGTATTATCAGAT CTATTTGATGAGGTGATGGACATTTTAGATCCAGAAGTGATAGCATCG GAAGCGAGTAGTGAAATCGATGAAAAAGAA GACAGTGTGGCTGATGAACTGCTTATTGAGTCGCCAGTACTACTAGTGCCCTCACTGCATCAACTAACAACATCATCTGACAAGTACA AAACCATGTTGTCAAACGGCCAAGCTACAGATGGAGACCCCAATCAACAGTTAATCTTGACACAACTGATGGAAGAAGAAGGTTTTACTGAAACGTTGCTCATTATATATCTTTaccatcaactattgttctcttCGCGCTGTGGTATCTCTCGATCTCCTTCacattag
- the LOC134189617 gene encoding protein FAM47E-like isoform X2 translates to MAEHKYDLLLVSTKTERPPRRQPWYKERLRTKVIKTKEAIPVDSSEWRFIGDGGEDFRTGVPLRDGTKIIQRSQSEGIQLPLIQSSTLVNSGGSARKIKARSRTERPRFSKEVAVFSKTLPGQQRRQDYVNDIEDSLVSHPLGFYPHLQEAVSSDLFDEVMDILDPEVIASDSVADELLIESPILLVPSLHQLTSSDKNHVKRPSYRWRPQSTVNLDRTDGNHTNSRGLKDTSSARLPSPETRVHAVTAEFCEWVKNLGDNAESIDEATVHSLFASGYETKPSLSVPIHVVELLNVPAELRLNKVGTSSSQQLSEQQSYRPLSKTEKLEQGDKPPHAPSWVERGRKYGAWYLPTSLWQQRSNGVPLRDPKEADKKAMSVMKKRMEALDTAVGPLHGAQAFREFIHNKNRRMPRMLSSITTEDKTSV, encoded by the exons ATGGCGGAGCACAAGTATGATCTCCTCCTCGTATCTACCAAAACCGAAAGACCACCGCGGCGTCAGCCTTG GTACAAAGAGCGTCTGCGTACGAAAGTCATCAAGACGAAGGAGGCAATCCCGGTAGACTCTTCAGAATGGAGGTTCATCGGAGACGGAGGCGAAGACTTTCGGACAGGAGTTCCACTACGAGATGGAACGAAGATAATCCAACGGTCTCAA AGTGAGGGTATACAATTGCCGTTAATTCAATCGAGCACGTTGGTGAATTCTGGTGGTAGTGCAAGAAAAATTAAAGCGAGGAGTAGAACAGAGCGGCCACGTTTTAGCAAAGAAGTTGCAGTTTTTTCTAA AACTCTTCCTGGCCAGCAAAGACGTCAAGATTACGTCAATGACATTGAAGACAGTCTTGTTTCTCACCCTCTTGGTTTCTATCCTCACTTACAAGAAGCAGTATCATCAGAT CTATTTGATGAGGTGATGGACATTTTAGATCCAGAAGTGATAGCATCG GACAGTGTGGCTGATGAACTGCTTATTGAGTCACCAATACTACTGGTGCCCTCACTGCATCAACTAACATCATCTGACAA AAACCATGTCAAACGGCCAAGCTACAGATGGAGACCCCAATCAACAGTTAATCTTGACAGAACTGATGGCAATCATACGAATTCAAGGGGATTGAAGGACACAAGCAGTGCTCGATTGCCGTCTCCA GAAACACGAGTTCATGCTGTTACAGCTGAATTTTGTGAATGGGTCAAGAACTTG GGAGACAATGCTGAGAGTATCGATGAAGCAACAGTACACAGCCTTTTTGCAAGTGGTTATGAGACAAAG CCATCTCTATCTGTACCAATTCATGTCGTTGAACTGCTTAATGTACCTGCTGAGTTACGACTAAACAAAGTAGGAACTAGTTcatcacaacagcttagtgaACAGCAGAGTTACAGACCATTATCAAAAACGGAGAAGCTTGAACAAGGAGACAAACCA CCACATGCTCCTAGTTGGGTTGAGAGAGGTAGAAAGTATGGCGCTTGGTATCTTCCAACATCATTATGGCAGCAACGAAGCAATGGGGTGCCACTTCGAGATCCGAAAGAAGCAGATAAGAAAGCAATGTCTGTCATGAAGAAGAGAATGGAGGCACTG GACACCGCTGTTGGACCTCTTCATGGAGCTCAAGCGTTTAGAGAGTTTATCCACAACAAGAATAGACGAATGCCAAGG ATGTTATCATCAATTACTACAGAAGACAAAACATCAGTATAA
- the LOC134189877 gene encoding uncharacterized protein LOC134189877 translates to MLITGGCSSYFEVRFNFEMQLPEYRCPLEPATAGVWMYDPASVRWLRLISQPAYRDTILGPTVIVWNDLLLYFGGIPTNSLSSGDILEDWSGFYMYRPACPPGTQSADIMKYACSDCSVGSYAATSNSNCSRCPHGLTTLDKASTSNEMCRQCVPGYCGHGTCTVTLASQARLNSGKSSSSSRHSRAFSSATARKSLACEATVTLPGPEPNCLCQFGFTNDEDGLCTVPTYYMAGLGFLAGVVLLALVAVMVAKFRRTRRNHDDMIRHKEQELIELTNSWNIDSKELALRQRIDRDSPGGYGEVYQAEYREMIVAVKKLQGIHQHLDRIELEFEREIEVMRTIRHPNIVLFLGGGRYHDDGCPFLVVEYMARGSLAAILKNEDIELEDSLKLRFTLEAAKGLRFLHGQRPPRVHRDLKSGNLLVSQRWVVKVADFGAARLVREEGKNQESVRGEGRLDPEAPLLHADYQLSLCVGTPHWCAPEILCADNYGTPADVYSFGIVMWEIWSRKVPYEDCHFRSVIDLKSAVLRGVRPTISDDTQNDYVNFMRRCWAADSAARPSFQEVVFRIDDMIEGDALVSEERQYSGVARCTVWRLHTESETDETQKYPLIQ, encoded by the exons ATGCTGATCACAGGCGGTTGCAGTAGCTACTTTGAAGTGCGATTTAATTTCGAGATGCAACTTCCAGAATATCGCTGTCCATTGGAACCAGCAACGGCAGGCGTGTGGATGTATGACCCTGCATCTGTACGATGGTTGCGGTTGATCAGTCAACCAGCTTATCGCGACACCATACTCGGTCCGACGGTTATTGTTTGGAACGACCTTCTCTTGTATTTCGGTGGAATTCCAACGAATTCACTTTCATCAGGCGACATCTTGGAAGACTGGAGTGGTTTTTATATGTACAGACCGGCCTGCCCACCGGGCACGCAAAGTGCTGATATTATGAAATACGCGTGTTCTGATTGCTCTGTGGGCTCTTACGCTGCCACGTCTAATTCCAACTGCTCTCGATGTCCACACGGTCTCACCACATTAGATAAAGCGTCTACAAGCAACGAAATGTGCAGGCAGTGTGTGCCCGGATATTGTGGTCACGGTACATGTACTGTTAcgttagcctcgcaagccaggctcaattccggcaaaagctcctcgtCCTCGCGtcattcacgtgcgtttagttcagcgactgcgcggaagagcctggcttgcgaggctactgTTACGTTGCCAGGTCCGGAGCCCAACTGCTTGTGCCAATTCGGATTTACCAACGATGAAGACGGACTGTGTACCGTTCCAACCTACTATATGGCTGGATTGGGATTTCTAGCAGGAGTCGTTCTTCTTGCACTCGTCGCCGTTATGGTGGCCAAATTTCgaagaacaagaagaaatcACGATGACATGATCAGACACAAGGAGCAAGAGTTAATAGAGCTCACTAACAGCTGGAACATCGACTCTAAAGAGTTAGCACTGCGACAACGGATCGATCGAGACTCTCCCGGAGGATACGGCGAGGTCTACCAAGCGGAGTATAGAGAGATGATCGTGGCAGTCAAGAAGTTGCAAGGAATCCATCAACATCTCGACAGAATCGAGTTGGAGTTCGAGCGGGAGATCGAGGTGATGAGAACCATTAGACATCCGAACATCGTTCTGTTTCTTGGAGGCGGTCGCTACCATGATGACGGTTGCCCATTTCTCGTTGTGGAGTATATGGCTAGAGGGTCGTTGGCGGCGATTCTAAAAAACGAAGACATCGAGTTGGAAGATAGTCTGAAACTAAGGTTTACTCTAGAGGCAGCCAAAGGACTGAGATTTCTTCACGGTCAACGTCCTCCTCGTGTGCACCGTGACCTTAAGAGTGGTAATCTGTTGGTCAGCCAGCGATGGGTAGTCAAGGTGGCCGATTTTGGAGCAGCTCGATTGGTACGAGAAGAAGGCAAGAATCAAGAGTCTGTTAGAGGAGAGGGACGACTCGATCCCGAAGCTCCACTACTCCATGCAGACTATCAGCTATCGTTGTGTGTGGGAACGCCACATTGGTGTGCACCAGAGATACTGTGTGCAGACAACTACGGAACACCTGCGGATGTCTAcag TTTTGGTATCGTGATGTGGGAAATTTGGTCAAGAAAAGTTCCATATGAAGATTGTCATTTCCGTTCTGTTATCGACTTGAAGTCAGCCGTTTTGAGGGGAGTAAGGCCTACCATATCTGATGATACACAAAATGATTACGTCAACTTCATGCGTCGCTGTTGGGCAGCAGACAGTGCCGCTCGACCTTCGTTTCAAGAAGTGGTGTTCCGGATAGATGATATGATTGAGGGTGACGCTCTTGTCAGTGAAGAGAGACAATACAGCGGCGTAGCCAGGTGTACCGTTTGGAGGTTGCACACAGAATCTGAGACTGATGAGACACAGAAGTATCCGTTGATTCAATGA
- the LOC134189617 gene encoding protein FAM47E-like isoform X1, with translation MAEHKYDLLLVSTKTERPPRRQPWYKERLRTKVIKTKEAIPVDSSEWRFIGDGGEDFRTGVPLRDGTKIIQRSQSEGIQLPLIQSSTLVNSGGSARKIKARSRTERPRFSKEVAVFSKTLPGQQRRQDYVNDIEDSLVSHPLGFYPHLQEAVSSDLFDEVMDILDPEVIASEASSEIDEKEDSVADELLIESPILLVPSLHQLTSSDKNHVKRPSYRWRPQSTVNLDRTDGNHTNSRGLKDTSSARLPSPETRVHAVTAEFCEWVKNLGDNAESIDEATVHSLFASGYETKPSLSVPIHVVELLNVPAELRLNKVGTSSSQQLSEQQSYRPLSKTEKLEQGDKPPHAPSWVERGRKYGAWYLPTSLWQQRSNGVPLRDPKEADKKAMSVMKKRMEALDTAVGPLHGAQAFREFIHNKNRRMPRMLSSITTEDKTSV, from the exons ATGGCGGAGCACAAGTATGATCTCCTCCTCGTATCTACCAAAACCGAAAGACCACCGCGGCGTCAGCCTTG GTACAAAGAGCGTCTGCGTACGAAAGTCATCAAGACGAAGGAGGCAATCCCGGTAGACTCTTCAGAATGGAGGTTCATCGGAGACGGAGGCGAAGACTTTCGGACAGGAGTTCCACTACGAGATGGAACGAAGATAATCCAACGGTCTCAA AGTGAGGGTATACAATTGCCGTTAATTCAATCGAGCACGTTGGTGAATTCTGGTGGTAGTGCAAGAAAAATTAAAGCGAGGAGTAGAACAGAGCGGCCACGTTTTAGCAAAGAAGTTGCAGTTTTTTCTAA AACTCTTCCTGGCCAGCAAAGACGTCAAGATTACGTCAATGACATTGAAGACAGTCTTGTTTCTCACCCTCTTGGTTTCTATCCTCACTTACAAGAAGCAGTATCATCAGAT CTATTTGATGAGGTGATGGACATTTTAGATCCAGAAGTGATAGCATCG GAAGCGAGTAGTGAAATCGATGAAAAAGAA GACAGTGTGGCTGATGAACTGCTTATTGAGTCACCAATACTACTGGTGCCCTCACTGCATCAACTAACATCATCTGACAA AAACCATGTCAAACGGCCAAGCTACAGATGGAGACCCCAATCAACAGTTAATCTTGACAGAACTGATGGCAATCATACGAATTCAAGGGGATTGAAGGACACAAGCAGTGCTCGATTGCCGTCTCCA GAAACACGAGTTCATGCTGTTACAGCTGAATTTTGTGAATGGGTCAAGAACTTG GGAGACAATGCTGAGAGTATCGATGAAGCAACAGTACACAGCCTTTTTGCAAGTGGTTATGAGACAAAG CCATCTCTATCTGTACCAATTCATGTCGTTGAACTGCTTAATGTACCTGCTGAGTTACGACTAAACAAAGTAGGAACTAGTTcatcacaacagcttagtgaACAGCAGAGTTACAGACCATTATCAAAAACGGAGAAGCTTGAACAAGGAGACAAACCA CCACATGCTCCTAGTTGGGTTGAGAGAGGTAGAAAGTATGGCGCTTGGTATCTTCCAACATCATTATGGCAGCAACGAAGCAATGGGGTGCCACTTCGAGATCCGAAAGAAGCAGATAAGAAAGCAATGTCTGTCATGAAGAAGAGAATGGAGGCACTG GACACCGCTGTTGGACCTCTTCATGGAGCTCAAGCGTTTAGAGAGTTTATCCACAACAAGAATAGACGAATGCCAAGG ATGTTATCATCAATTACTACAGAAGACAAAACATCAGTATAA